One region of Natronobacterium texcoconense genomic DNA includes:
- a CDS encoding DUF502 domain-containing protein, translating to MASWKRDFASGLIVLGPILVTLYVIYWLYGLVAGITPPVILEADALPPLPGEGTQEQVAAFLRVIVVLTVVTILTFSVGYLMRTTVGGLVERVVDGVANRVPVIRVVYNASKMAAETALGEQESLQTPVKLEVWDGLRMTAFKTGKTTDDGREVLFLPTSPNITTGFVIEVHPDRFDTLDENVEDALTRVLSAGFGDAERRGMDAGVPIDVIDERTVKQSDSDD from the coding sequence ATGGCTTCGTGGAAGCGGGACTTCGCGAGCGGGTTGATCGTTCTCGGCCCGATCCTCGTGACCCTCTACGTCATCTACTGGCTCTACGGGCTCGTCGCGGGTATCACACCCCCGGTCATTCTGGAAGCCGACGCCCTGCCACCGTTGCCAGGCGAAGGGACCCAGGAACAGGTCGCAGCGTTCCTTCGCGTCATCGTCGTCCTGACAGTCGTAACGATCCTCACGTTCTCGGTCGGTTACCTCATGCGAACGACGGTCGGCGGCCTCGTCGAACGCGTCGTCGACGGCGTCGCCAACCGTGTCCCCGTCATTCGGGTGGTCTACAACGCGTCCAAGATGGCTGCCGAAACCGCGCTGGGCGAACAGGAGTCGCTCCAGACGCCCGTCAAACTCGAGGTCTGGGACGGGCTCCGGATGACGGCGTTCAAAACCGGGAAGACGACCGACGACGGGCGGGAAGTCCTCTTCCTGCCGACGTCGCCGAACATTACGACAGGATTCGTCATCGAGGTCCATCCCGATCGATTCGACACGCTCGACGAAAACGTCGAAGACGCACTCACCCGCGTCCTGAGTGCCGGCTTCGGTGACGCCGAGCGACGCGGGATGGACGCTGGCGTCCCGATCGACGTCATCGACGAGCGGACGGTAAAGCAGTCGGACAGCGACGATTAG
- a CDS encoding glutathione S-transferase N-terminal domain-containing protein — protein sequence MADITMYELPGCPYCAKVRSKLDELDLEYDVIEVPRTHAERTEVEEVSGQTGVPVISDEAQGVEGMHESDDIVEYLEETYA from the coding sequence ATGGCCGACATTACGATGTACGAACTTCCCGGCTGTCCGTACTGTGCAAAAGTCCGCTCGAAACTCGACGAACTCGACCTCGAGTACGACGTGATCGAGGTCCCGCGGACCCACGCCGAGCGGACCGAAGTCGAGGAAGTGAGCGGACAGACCGGCGTCCCTGTCATCTCCGACGAGGCCCAGGGCGTCGAGGGGATGCACGAGAGCGACGATATCGTCGAGTATCTGGAAGAGACGTACGCCTGA
- a CDS encoding transcriptional regulator, translated as MSRSALVGNVTAMLEDAGFAVSDRCAIRPKSFDIAARRGKDLILVKILGNIDAFNEATGHEMRRLGTYLEATPVVIGLRSRDEDLKPDVVYFRHGVPVLSPDTAYNLFIEEVPPLIYAAPGGLYVNIDGDLLADERQERDLSLGQLASELGVSRRTVSKYEDGMNASVEVAMALQEMFDAPLTSPVDVLDGADEVHETESTPEDPEADPDDEQVVAVFTRAGYKVHPTLRSPFKAVSRETEDGEDEGEEDVVLTGHSEFTKAAKKRARIMSSIGHVTHTQSVYVVDRAKRDSVDGTALVERDELSEMRNAEELRKVIRERAEHEEAA; from the coding sequence ATGTCCCGCTCCGCACTGGTCGGCAACGTGACCGCGATGTTAGAGGACGCGGGATTCGCTGTGAGCGATCGGTGTGCGATCCGGCCGAAGAGCTTCGACATCGCCGCTCGACGCGGTAAGGACCTGATCCTGGTAAAAATCCTCGGCAACATCGACGCGTTCAACGAGGCGACCGGCCACGAGATGCGTCGGCTCGGTACCTATCTCGAGGCGACGCCGGTGGTGATCGGATTGCGCAGTCGCGACGAGGACCTGAAACCCGACGTGGTCTACTTCCGTCACGGCGTTCCCGTCCTCAGTCCAGACACGGCGTACAATCTCTTCATCGAGGAGGTACCGCCACTGATCTACGCTGCACCGGGCGGTCTCTACGTCAACATCGACGGTGACCTGCTCGCCGACGAACGGCAGGAGCGCGATCTGAGTCTCGGACAGCTCGCGAGCGAACTCGGCGTCTCTCGGCGGACGGTCTCGAAGTACGAGGACGGCATGAACGCCTCCGTCGAGGTCGCGATGGCGCTACAGGAGATGTTCGACGCACCGCTGACCAGCCCGGTCGACGTCCTCGACGGCGCCGACGAGGTACACGAAACCGAGTCGACGCCGGAGGATCCCGAGGCCGACCCCGACGACGAACAGGTCGTCGCGGTCTTCACCCGGGCGGGCTACAAGGTCCATCCGACGCTCCGATCGCCGTTCAAGGCGGTCAGCCGCGAAACCGAGGACGGCGAGGACGAAGGCGAGGAGGACGTCGTTCTCACCGGTCACTCCGAGTTCACCAAGGCCGCAAAGAAACGTGCCCGGATCATGAGTTCGATCGGCCACGTCACGCACACGCAGTCGGTCTACGTCGTCGACCGGGCGAAACGCGACTCCGTCGACGGCACCGCGCTCGTCGAACGCGACGAACTCTCCGAGATGCGCAACGCCGAAGAACTCCGCAAGGTCATCCGCGAACGAGCGGAGCACGAAGAAGCGGCCTGA
- a CDS encoding potassium channel family protein: MKFVIVGYGRVGSRTARILAQEGHDVVVVDDDSDRVERAESDGFETVHGDGADEAVLLEAGVDDVDAIGAFTPDLNANFAACMVGNHHGCRTVLRIDEDYREDIYEKYAEDVDEIIYPERLGAAGAKTALLGGDFNVVADLATNLQLTVLEVQEGSSAVGKRVTELDLPASARIYAHGRERESLSIPLPGTELEAGDEVAVITETDRAEDVRAALSTETTSAQ, from the coding sequence ATGAAATTCGTCATCGTGGGGTACGGACGGGTCGGCTCGAGAACGGCGCGTATCCTCGCGCAAGAGGGACACGACGTCGTCGTCGTCGACGACGATTCCGATCGCGTGGAACGTGCCGAGTCGGACGGGTTCGAGACCGTCCACGGCGACGGTGCCGACGAAGCGGTGCTTCTGGAGGCAGGGGTCGACGACGTGGACGCAATCGGTGCTTTCACCCCCGACCTCAACGCCAACTTCGCGGCCTGCATGGTCGGCAACCACCACGGCTGTCGGACGGTTCTCAGGATCGACGAGGACTACCGCGAAGACATCTACGAGAAGTACGCCGAAGACGTCGACGAGATCATCTACCCGGAACGGCTGGGTGCTGCCGGTGCAAAGACCGCCTTGCTGGGCGGTGACTTCAACGTCGTCGCCGACCTCGCCACGAACCTCCAGTTGACCGTCCTCGAGGTTCAGGAGGGTTCGTCAGCCGTCGGAAAACGGGTAACCGAACTCGACCTGCCGGCGTCGGCCCGGATCTACGCACACGGCCGCGAACGCGAGTCGCTGTCGATTCCGTTGCCGGGGACCGAACTCGAGGCCGGCGACGAAGTCGCGGTCATCACCGAGACGGATCGGGCAGAGGACGTGCGTGCTGCGCTGTCGACGGAGACGACCAGCGCCCAGTGA
- a CDS encoding glutathione S-transferase family protein, whose translation MNMLVDGEWRTDAYETTSEDGSFERQETTFRDRIRDDPDAQFQPEAGRYHLYVSYACPWAHRTLVTRALKGLEDAISVSVVDPYRDEDGWQFTPEKEGCTRDHVHDTDYLRELYVEADPDATCRVTVPVLWDTEENTIVNNESKEIMRMLDTEFDEYAERDVDLYPDGNQEEVDRIINEIYEPINNGVYRAGFATEQEPYDEAVDDLFSALDHWDDVLADQRYLAGDRLTEADVAMFTTLIRFDNVYHTHFMCNIQYIREYENLWPYLRDLYQTPGVAKTVDMDHIREHYYTTHPDVNPHGIVARGPDLDLEAPHDRDELPGELPADLVTPADD comes from the coding sequence ATGAACATGCTCGTCGACGGCGAGTGGCGAACAGACGCGTACGAAACGACGAGCGAAGACGGCTCGTTCGAGCGCCAGGAGACGACGTTCCGCGACCGGATCCGCGACGATCCGGACGCACAGTTCCAGCCCGAAGCGGGACGCTACCACCTCTACGTCTCCTACGCCTGCCCATGGGCCCACCGAACGCTCGTGACGCGGGCGCTGAAGGGGCTCGAGGACGCTATCTCGGTGTCGGTCGTCGACCCCTACCGCGACGAGGACGGCTGGCAGTTCACGCCCGAGAAGGAGGGCTGTACGCGCGATCACGTCCACGACACCGACTACCTGCGGGAACTGTACGTCGAGGCCGATCCGGACGCGACCTGTCGCGTGACGGTGCCGGTCCTCTGGGACACGGAGGAAAACACAATCGTCAACAACGAGTCCAAGGAGATTATGCGGATGCTCGACACCGAGTTCGACGAGTACGCCGAGCGGGACGTGGACCTCTACCCCGACGGGAACCAGGAGGAGGTCGACCGGATCATCAACGAAATCTACGAGCCGATCAACAACGGCGTCTACCGTGCCGGCTTCGCGACCGAACAGGAGCCCTACGACGAGGCCGTCGACGACCTCTTCTCGGCGCTGGACCACTGGGACGACGTACTCGCGGACCAGCGCTACCTCGCCGGCGACCGACTCACCGAGGCCGACGTCGCGATGTTCACGACGCTGATCCGGTTCGACAACGTCTACCACACGCACTTCATGTGTAACATCCAGTACATCCGGGAGTACGAGAACCTCTGGCCGTATCTGCGGGACCTCTATCAGACGCCAGGGGTAGCAAAGACCGTCGACATGGACCACATCAGGGAACACTACTACACGACCCACCCGGACGTGAACCCCCACGGAATCGTCGCTCGAGGACCGGACCTCGACCTCGAGGCACCACACGACCGGGACGAACTGCCGGGCGAGCTACCGGCGGATCTCGTCACACCGGCGGACGACTGA
- a CDS encoding tRNA(Ile)(2)-agmatinylcytidine synthase: MTVVGIDDTDSRERGMCTTYVAREVAERLRRDGASVGRLFLVRLNPAVEYKTRGNAALAIETDCDPVRALEVATDLLASLAETADDRTNPGLVVADTDVGTVPDDVATFAERALREELEIGDAVDRIDDHGYRSWYAGNGRGRIGALAAIGAPRALEEWTYEHISYREPDRWGTPREVDEESVFTAANWGYPEVWDTVDRDEDETVCVPHTPGPILYGIRGDDPESVRAVTDRIDGEPVDSSQLFVTNQGTDAHLRDGTIAEAREGRAYRLDGRVASDPETRRGGHVFFELEAESGNSRLECAAFEPTKRFRDRVRSLRAGDLITACGELSEGTVKLEKFAVRELVRTEPATPVCPDCERTMESAGRDQGYRCRDCNTSATEKRQVDLERDLEPGWYEVPPCARRHVAKPLVRGGFDAPTYPER, encoded by the coding sequence ATGACTGTCGTCGGGATCGACGATACCGACTCCCGCGAACGCGGGATGTGCACGACCTACGTCGCGAGGGAGGTCGCCGAGCGACTGCGCCGCGACGGGGCGTCCGTCGGCCGACTCTTTCTCGTCCGACTCAACCCTGCCGTCGAGTACAAGACTCGAGGCAACGCCGCGCTCGCCATCGAAACCGACTGCGACCCCGTCCGCGCACTCGAGGTTGCCACCGATCTTCTCGCGTCGCTCGCGGAGACGGCCGACGACCGAACGAATCCCGGACTGGTGGTGGCCGACACCGACGTCGGCACCGTCCCCGACGACGTGGCGACGTTCGCCGAACGCGCGCTCCGCGAGGAACTCGAGATCGGCGACGCCGTCGACCGGATCGACGACCACGGCTACCGCTCGTGGTACGCCGGCAACGGGCGCGGGCGCATCGGCGCGCTGGCTGCGATCGGTGCGCCGCGAGCACTCGAGGAGTGGACCTACGAACACATCTCCTACCGCGAGCCTGATCGCTGGGGAACGCCACGGGAAGTCGACGAGGAGAGCGTCTTCACGGCGGCCAACTGGGGTTACCCCGAGGTGTGGGATACGGTCGACCGCGACGAGGACGAGACCGTCTGCGTCCCGCACACGCCCGGGCCGATTCTGTACGGTATCCGTGGCGACGACCCCGAGAGCGTCCGGGCGGTTACAGACCGGATCGACGGGGAACCCGTCGACTCGAGTCAACTGTTCGTGACCAACCAGGGAACCGACGCCCACCTCCGGGATGGAACGATCGCCGAAGCTCGCGAGGGGCGAGCCTACCGGCTCGACGGACGCGTCGCGTCCGATCCCGAGACGCGTCGTGGCGGGCACGTCTTCTTCGAACTCGAGGCCGAATCAGGGAACTCGCGGCTCGAGTGTGCCGCCTTCGAGCCGACGAAACGGTTCCGTGATCGGGTTCGGTCGCTTCGGGCTGGCGATCTGATCACCGCGTGTGGCGAACTGTCGGAGGGGACGGTCAAACTCGAGAAGTTCGCCGTTCGAGAACTCGTCCGGACCGAACCCGCGACGCCGGTCTGTCCGGACTGCGAGCGGACGATGGAAAGCGCCGGTCGGGACCAGGGATATCGGTGTCGGGACTGCAACACGAGTGCTACGGAGAAACGGCAAGTCGACCTCGAGCGGGACCTCGAGCCGGGCTGGTACGAAGTGCCGCCGTGTGCCCGCCGACACGTCGCGAAGCCGCTGGTTCGCGGCGGATTCGACGCGCCGACCTATCCTGAGCGGTAA
- a CDS encoding NCS2 family permease, whose translation MGVADTVADYFDFGDHDTDYRTETLAGITTFLAMAYIIVVNPTILAPAIFGRPPGEIAADDQTEIAGEMYYWGEVVEMLTVVTIIASIIAIIVMAVYARRPFGLAPGMGLNAFFTFTVVLILGVPWQLALAAVFVEGIIFIALTAVGARKYIIELFPEPVKFAVGAGIGVFLLFLGLQEIQVVVPYESTMVTLGNVLESPIAALSLAGLAVTLLLYARGVRGSIVIGILTTAVAGWLLTLVGVVAPDVLTPEGSYDQVTTEGIAAMFGGVQYDFTPLFWGFVEGLGMIADDPLVFLLVVFTFFFVDFFDTAGTLIGVSQIAGFLDEQGDLPEIEKPLMADAVGTTAGAMIGTSTVTTYIESSTGIEEGGRTGFAALVVGGMFLLSLLVVPLMSAIPQYATYIALVVVGIIMLQGVADIDWQDPAWAITAGLTITIMPLTTSIANGLAAGIISYPLVKAAMGDARDVSLGQWALAGAFIVYFVVYFAVEAGMIVF comes from the coding sequence ATGGGTGTGGCTGATACGGTCGCCGATTACTTCGACTTCGGTGATCACGATACCGACTATCGAACCGAAACCCTCGCGGGAATCACGACGTTCCTCGCGATGGCGTACATTATCGTCGTCAATCCGACAATCCTCGCACCGGCGATCTTCGGCCGGCCGCCGGGCGAGATCGCGGCTGACGATCAGACGGAAATTGCGGGCGAGATGTACTACTGGGGGGAGGTCGTGGAGATGCTCACCGTCGTCACGATCATCGCGTCGATCATCGCGATTATCGTAATGGCCGTCTACGCCAGGCGACCGTTCGGGCTGGCACCTGGCATGGGGCTCAACGCCTTCTTCACGTTCACCGTCGTCCTCATCCTTGGCGTCCCGTGGCAACTCGCGCTCGCGGCCGTCTTCGTCGAAGGAATAATCTTCATCGCGCTGACCGCCGTTGGCGCACGAAAGTACATCATCGAACTGTTCCCCGAGCCGGTGAAGTTCGCCGTCGGTGCCGGTATCGGTGTCTTCCTGCTGTTCCTCGGTCTTCAGGAGATTCAGGTCGTCGTCCCCTACGAGAGTACGATGGTTACGCTCGGGAACGTCCTCGAGAGTCCGATCGCGGCGCTGTCGCTTGCCGGTCTCGCGGTGACGCTGCTGTTGTACGCCCGCGGCGTTCGCGGGTCGATCGTGATCGGGATTCTGACGACGGCCGTCGCGGGGTGGCTGCTCACGCTCGTCGGCGTCGTCGCACCCGACGTGCTCACCCCGGAGGGGTCGTACGATCAGGTGACCACCGAGGGTATCGCCGCGATGTTCGGTGGCGTCCAGTACGACTTCACGCCGCTGTTCTGGGGATTCGTCGAGGGACTCGGGATGATCGCCGACGATCCACTCGTCTTCCTGCTGGTCGTCTTCACGTTCTTCTTCGTCGATTTCTTCGACACCGCGGGAACGCTCATCGGCGTCTCCCAGATTGCCGGCTTCCTCGACGAGCAGGGTGACCTGCCCGAGATCGAGAAGCCGCTGATGGCGGACGCAGTTGGGACCACGGCGGGTGCGATGATCGGCACCTCGACCGTGACGACATATATCGAATCTTCGACCGGAATCGAAGAGGGCGGTCGAACCGGCTTTGCCGCGCTCGTCGTCGGCGGAATGTTCCTCCTCTCCCTGCTCGTCGTCCCGCTGATGTCCGCGATTCCCCAGTATGCGACCTACATCGCACTGGTGGTCGTCGGGATCATCATGCTACAGGGTGTCGCCGACATCGACTGGCAGGACCCCGCGTGGGCGATCACCGCCGGACTGACGATCACGATCATGCCGCTAACGACCTCGATCGCGAACGGTCTCGCAGCAGGTATCATCAGCTATCCGCTGGTCAAGGCTGCGATGGGCGACGCTCGAGACGTCTCGCTCGGTCAGTGGGCGCTCGCCGGTGCCTTCATCGTCTACTTCGTCGTCTACTTCGCCGTCGAAGCGGGCATGATCGTCTTCTAG
- a CDS encoding DNA methyltransferase: protein MPADGDDDRHRQSRLFTDEDGEFDADRALEESLPIEDGEVVDTDDLADHQRYVEGRGIYDERNRLNDLTGKEWKYATKSVIAEGYPPDVQHDLRSEHGGQKPPRLCAELIGRFSKAGDTVLDPFAGVGGTLLGASFCEHEGTGLREAIGFERNERWIEIYEEVLEHENEERRARGEPPLSTQEMRHGDCAELIEDVPDASVDLLLTDVPYWHMDELEQTRNERETRESKLDSFDDDSSVEGQSKDEWLEDMAGKFDRFADAVADEGHLVVFIGDMYREQSYEFLSADLARAIESTAPVTLAANLIWYDPTKDLHVYGYPFSFVPSMVHQNVLVFRRDDR from the coding sequence ATGCCAGCGGACGGGGACGACGATCGACACCGCCAGAGTCGCCTGTTTACGGACGAGGACGGCGAGTTCGACGCCGACCGTGCACTCGAGGAGTCGCTACCGATCGAGGACGGCGAGGTCGTCGACACGGACGACCTCGCGGACCACCAGCGGTACGTCGAGGGACGAGGAATCTACGACGAACGCAACCGGCTCAACGACCTCACCGGAAAGGAGTGGAAGTACGCCACGAAGTCCGTCATCGCCGAGGGGTATCCGCCGGACGTCCAGCACGACCTGCGCAGCGAACACGGCGGCCAGAAACCGCCGAGGCTCTGTGCGGAACTGATCGGGCGATTCAGCAAGGCCGGAGACACCGTCCTCGACCCGTTCGCCGGCGTCGGCGGCACCTTACTGGGCGCGAGTTTCTGCGAACACGAGGGGACCGGACTGCGCGAGGCAATCGGCTTCGAGCGCAACGAACGCTGGATCGAAATCTACGAGGAAGTCCTCGAACACGAAAACGAAGAGCGACGTGCCCGCGGCGAGCCACCGCTTTCCACCCAGGAGATGCGCCACGGCGACTGTGCGGAACTGATCGAGGACGTCCCCGACGCCTCCGTCGACCTCCTGCTGACCGACGTCCCCTACTGGCACATGGACGAACTCGAGCAGACCAGAAACGAACGCGAGACCAGGGAGAGCAAACTGGATTCGTTCGACGACGACTCGAGTGTGGAGGGTCAGAGCAAAGACGAGTGGCTCGAGGACATGGCCGGGAAGTTCGACCGGTTCGCCGACGCGGTAGCCGACGAGGGCCACCTGGTCGTTTTCATCGGCGACATGTACCGCGAGCAGTCCTACGAGTTCCTGTCTGCGGACCTCGCGCGAGCGATCGAATCGACGGCGCCCGTGACGCTCGCGGCGAACCTGATCTGGTACGATCCGACGAAGGACCTGCACGTCTACGGCTATCCGTTCTCGTTCGTTCCGTCGATGGTCCACCAGAACGTGCTTGTGTTCCGGCGGGACGACCGATAA